A single genomic interval of Scatophagus argus isolate fScaArg1 chromosome 22, fScaArg1.pri, whole genome shotgun sequence harbors:
- the LOC124054035 gene encoding uncharacterized protein LOC124054035: MSLFGNCQKEKKGEKKTHHRGIPLTGAGAVAVPTGAIPPARFTMGNLLLSSGLFRTAAMPEQFGEGKIIARRISSGITYYCAPFSGAGTHSSCFAKDSGTSTDPLPISAPLPSSEPCSNPSSSSSSSSANPSSSPLLSDSPSHTSDSSSASRPLLLFFSWLGAQPSAVAKYRNLYLDRGMDVLVVQSNVMHFLWPRWGLNYGLEVLKVLEEPQFSGRSVLVHASSIGGYTFSQILTHIAQGQTRYAGLSRRVIGHIYDSLVVGTLEHMAIGLGKTLVPRFEGLVKNGAMLYFWLFKTHTADFYDSSIQIFHSSPITAPALFFSSENDPLCDQAVMEKCIDHWRKRGVTVESRKWKESIHAAHMRCHPEDYLSTLDKFLNSVAISL, translated from the exons ATGTCATTGTTTGGCAActgccaaaaagaaaagaaaggagaaaaaaaaacccatcatcGAGGTATTCCGCTGACAGGAGCCGGTGCCGTGGCAGTCCCGACCGGAGCGATCCCACCCGCACGCTTTACAATGGGAAACCTGCTGCTCTCCTCGGG TCTTTTCAGGACTGCAGCCATGCCTGAACAATTCGGTGAAGGGAAGATCATAGCCAGGAGGATCAGCAGTGGCATAACATATTACTGCGCTCCGTTCTCAGGGGCAGGGACCCACTCATCGTGTTTTGCCAAAGACTCTGGAACATCCACAGATCCCCTTCCCATTTCAGCTCCTTTACCCTCATCTGAGCCCTGCAGCaacccttcctcctcctcctcctcttcctctgccaatccctcctcctctccattgCTTTCAGATTCACCTTCACACACATCAGATTCTTCCTCCGCTTCTCGtccccttcttcttttcttctcatggCTCGGTGCCCAACCAAGCGCGGTGGCCAAGTACAGGAACCTTTACCTGGACCGTGGCATGGATGTCCTTGTGGTGCAGAGCAATGTTATGCACTTCCTGTGGCCTCGATGGGGGCTCAACTACGGGTTGGAAGTTTTGAAGGTTCTGGAGGAGCCTCAGTTCTCGGGGAGGTCGGTGCTGGTTCATGCCTCCTCCATCGGTGGCTACACTTTCAGCCAGATACTCACCCACATCGCCCAGGGACAGACACGATACGCAGGCCTGTCCCGTAGGGTGATAGGGCATATCTATGACAGCTTGGTGGTCGGCACTCTGGAGCACATGGCGATAG GCCTTGGCAAGACTCTGGTGCCACGTTTTGAGGGCCTCGTCAAAAACGGCGCCATGCTTTACTTCTGGCTCTTCAAAACCCACACAGCAGACTTCTACGACAGCAGCATCCAGATATTCCACAGCAGCCCAATTACTGCTCCAGCACTCTTCTTCTCCAGTGAAAACGATCCACTGTGCGACCAAGCTGTCATGGAAAAGTGTATTGACCACTGGAGGAAGCGGGGTGTGACCGTGGAGAGCAGGAAGTGGAAGGAGTCGATTCACGCGGCCCACATGCGATGCCACCCAGAAGACTACCTCTCTACCCTGGATAAATTCTTAAACTCAGTGGCCATTTCTCTCTGA
- the LOC124054087 gene encoding leptin-B-like: MHTFLALLCVSLVVAPGCSSLPTKGDFIRDTINSIINIAQITLFHIRKLRTKLPVTPQIEFNTSSTEGLNRISHELGLLDNELESRFTGQLSQIQADVSSLEGRVRSLALTVGCPIRARPTGQTSDNSFPDSHLYLTLTKVQRYLDKLLLNKDKLKVC, from the exons ATGCACACCTTTCTCGcccttctctgtgtctctcttgtGGTGGCTCCTGGGTGCTCAAGTCTTCCAACAAAAGGAGACTTCATCAGAGATACTATAAACAGTATAATAAACATTGCTCAGATAACCCTGTTCCACATAAGGAAACTAAGGACAAAG TTGCCAGTGACTCCACAGATAGAATTCAACACTTCTTCCACTGAGGGGCTAAATCGTATCAGCCATGAGCTCGGACTTTTGGATAACGAACTGGAGAGCCGCTTCACGGGGCAACTCAGCCAGATCCAGGCTGATGTGTCGAGCCTGGAGGGGAGGGTGCGCTCCCTCGCCCTGACAGTGGGGTGTCCCATCCGAGCCAGACCCACAGGACAGACAAGTGACAATTCGTTCCCCGACTCTCACCTTTACCTGACTCTGACGAAGGTGCAGCGCTACTTAGACAAGCTCCTTCTCAACAAGGACAAACTCAAGGTCTGCTGA